A region from the Afifella aestuarii genome encodes:
- the treY gene encoding malto-oligosyltrehalose synthase, whose protein sequence is MREAGPPLEAVPTATYRLQFREGMDFDTAAGLAPYLKRLGISHLYASPIFTAVPGSTHGYDVADFAELDPALGGAEGFARLADALKANGLKLLLDIVPNHMGASTANPYWADVLEWGEESQYAGYFDIDWSAAKLLIPALGAPYGKVLEDGEFGLRFDKDEGRFRFTYYDIALPLAPNTYGRILGEIDEPDFQELSLTFATGSADGAGLLQERLATLAEDPEALAKIERAVGEIAADREALHDLHEAQNWRLAHWRMARETLTYRRFFEITDLVGVQVDRPSVFEATHALVKELAERGDVAGLRIDHIDGLADPKAYLAQLAEIENAPYVVVEKILGPDERLPETWRTAGTTGYEFAHALTALQVDTEGLSRLDEAWREETGETRPFSEIVRETKRRILTYNLAGELAYLVERAREIGKQDPTTRDYGPDSLRRALIEIATAFPVYRSYVDLSGASQQDRELVVAAGEEAKLSPFVEDPGVVDFLVGLLLLENLSDHETIASALYLARRFQQTTGPMMAKALEDTVFYRFNRLIALNEVGGEPEPGPQASFHPAMQERLETQPQALSTTATHDTKRGEDARARISTISEMAEEWADAVKRWNAILLPLVAEIDDGPAPEPNVVWLFHQALLGGWPLELQPDDHDGMRDLVERLEAFMLKAVREAKERTSWTAANTAYEEKLSNFVRSALSNDFAAYRQDFLKVSAPLFAAGAVNSLVQTVIKLTAPGVPDVYQGTELWDLSFVDPDNRRPVDFDRRRALLDEFGLDEFGEMSFSDALSRWREAVPKAWLVQRLLRLRGEHRGLFLEGSYEPLAVEGPMAAQITAYARRVEGETLVVIVPRLPLSLLERDDGLTLRADAFADTFVSLPGGAARFADLLGGGDVEGDRIAASELFRRAPLALLFGSVS, encoded by the coding sequence ATGCGTGAGGCAGGTCCGCCGCTCGAGGCGGTGCCGACGGCCACCTATCGCCTGCAGTTTCGCGAGGGGATGGATTTCGACACAGCGGCCGGGCTCGCGCCCTATCTGAAGCGCCTCGGCATCAGCCACCTCTATGCTTCGCCGATCTTCACGGCGGTGCCGGGTTCGACCCATGGCTATGACGTCGCCGATTTCGCCGAGCTCGACCCGGCGCTCGGCGGCGCGGAGGGGTTTGCCCGCCTCGCTGACGCTCTCAAGGCAAATGGCCTCAAGCTTCTCCTCGACATCGTGCCCAACCATATGGGCGCGTCGACGGCCAATCCCTATTGGGCGGACGTGCTCGAATGGGGCGAGGAGAGCCAGTATGCCGGCTATTTCGACATCGACTGGTCGGCGGCGAAGCTGCTCATTCCGGCGCTCGGTGCGCCCTATGGCAAGGTTCTCGAAGACGGGGAATTCGGGCTGCGTTTCGACAAGGACGAAGGCCGCTTCCGCTTCACCTATTACGACATCGCGCTGCCGCTGGCGCCGAATACCTATGGCCGGATTCTGGGCGAGATCGACGAGCCAGATTTTCAGGAGCTGTCGCTGACTTTCGCCACGGGTTCGGCCGACGGGGCGGGGCTTCTCCAGGAGCGGCTTGCGACGCTTGCCGAAGATCCCGAGGCGCTCGCCAAGATCGAAAGAGCGGTTGGCGAGATCGCGGCAGATCGAGAGGCGCTGCACGATCTGCACGAGGCGCAGAACTGGCGGCTCGCGCATTGGCGCATGGCGCGGGAGACTTTGACCTATCGCCGGTTCTTCGAGATCACCGATCTCGTCGGCGTGCAGGTCGACCGTCCCTCGGTCTTCGAGGCGACACATGCGCTCGTCAAAGAGCTCGCGGAGAGAGGCGACGTGGCCGGTCTCAGGATCGATCATATCGACGGGCTTGCGGACCCCAAGGCCTATCTCGCGCAGCTCGCGGAGATCGAGAATGCGCCCTATGTCGTGGTCGAGAAGATCCTCGGCCCCGACGAAAGGCTGCCGGAAACCTGGCGGACGGCGGGGACGACCGGCTACGAATTCGCCCACGCCTTGACGGCGCTGCAGGTCGATACGGAGGGGCTTTCCCGCCTCGATGAGGCGTGGCGCGAGGAGACGGGCGAAACGCGGCCGTTTTCGGAGATCGTACGCGAAACCAAGCGCCGCATTCTTACCTACAATCTCGCCGGCGAGCTCGCCTATCTCGTCGAACGCGCCCGCGAGATCGGCAAGCAGGATCCGACGACACGCGATTATGGCCCGGATTCCTTGCGCCGCGCCTTGATTGAGATCGCCACCGCCTTTCCGGTCTATCGCAGCTATGTCGATCTTTCGGGCGCCTCGCAGCAGGACCGGGAGCTCGTCGTCGCAGCCGGCGAGGAGGCGAAGCTCTCGCCCTTCGTGGAGGATCCGGGGGTCGTCGATTTCCTGGTCGGTCTTCTGCTTCTGGAAAACCTCTCCGATCACGAGACGATCGCAAGCGCGCTTTATCTCGCCCGCCGCTTCCAGCAGACGACCGGTCCGATGATGGCGAAAGCGCTGGAGGACACGGTCTTCTACCGCTTCAATCGGCTGATTGCGCTCAACGAGGTGGGCGGCGAGCCGGAGCCCGGCCCGCAGGCGAGCTTTCACCCCGCGATGCAGGAGCGGCTCGAAACGCAGCCGCAGGCGTTGTCGACGACGGCGACGCACGACACCAAGCGCGGCGAGGATGCGCGCGCCCGGATCTCTACGATCAGCGAAATGGCGGAGGAGTGGGCGGACGCGGTGAAGCGATGGAACGCGATCCTCCTGCCGCTCGTGGCGGAGATCGACGACGGGCCGGCGCCCGAGCCGAATGTTGTCTGGCTGTTCCACCAGGCGCTCCTCGGCGGCTGGCCGCTGGAGCTTCAGCCGGACGATCATGATGGCATGCGCGATCTCGTCGAGCGGCTGGAAGCCTTCATGCTGAAGGCCGTGCGCGAGGCGAAAGAGCGGACGAGCTGGACGGCCGCCAATACGGCCTATGAGGAAAAGCTCTCCAACTTCGTGCGTTCGGCGCTCTCCAACGATTTTGCCGCCTATCGCCAGGATTTCCTCAAGGTGAGCGCTCCGCTCTTTGCAGCCGGTGCGGTCAATTCGCTGGTTCAGACGGTGATCAAGTTGACGGCGCCCGGCGTGCCGGATGTCTATCAGGGCACGGAATTATGGGATCTCTCCTTCGTCGATCCCGACAATCGCCGGCCGGTCGATTTCGACAGGCGCCGGGCGTTGCTCGATGAATTCGGGCTCGATGAATTCGGCGAGATGAGTTTTTCGGATGCGCTCTCCCGATGGCGCGAGGCGGTGCCGAAGGCATGGCTCGTGCAGCGTCTGCTTCGCCTGCGCGGCGAGCACCGCGGGCTCTTCCTCGAGGGCAGTTACGAACCGCTTGCCGTCGAAGGTCCGATGGCGGCGCAGATCACCGCCTATGCGCGCCGTGTGGAGGGCGAGACCCTCGTCGTGATCGTGCCGCGATTGCCGCTTTCGCTGCTCGAGCGGGACGACGGGCTCACTTTGCGCGCCGACGCCTTTGCCGACACGTTCGTGTCGCTGCCCGGCGGGGCGGCCCGGTTCGCCGATCTTCTCGGCGGTGGCGATGTCGAGGGCGATCGGATCGCGGCTTCGGAGCTTTTCCGCCGCGCGCCGCTGGCACTCCTCTTCGGCTCGGTGTCCTGA